One window of Camelina sativa cultivar DH55 chromosome 4, Cs, whole genome shotgun sequence genomic DNA carries:
- the LOC104782130 gene encoding interactor of constitutive active ROPs 2, chloroplastic-like — translation MQTPKPRPGSLEVPQKKSPTATPKTARKLKTAESDPVSSPNPKIRTPKTQNPKVVADRRSPRTPVNEIQKKRTGRTAEVASQISQLQEELKRAKEQLSASEALKKEAQDEAEETKQHLMEINASEDSRIDELRKLSQERDKAWQSELEAMQRQHAMDSAALASSMNEVQKLKAQLSESESIENLRMELNETLSLVEELRGELLDAKEGEARAHEIVSGTEKQLEIANLTLEMLRSDGMKMSEACNSLTTEIEQSKSEVKSLEQLVRQLEEDNESRGNTNEDSSSVEQLKEEINAAKQEISQLKSAVEVTERRYHEEYIQSTLQIRTAYEQVEVVKSGYAEREAELGEELKRTKAERESLHERLMDKEAKLRILIDENELLNLKIKEKDEVNLNLENSLNQKEPEHTDELKKLESDVMELRANLMDKEMELQSVMSQNESLRSEMETMQSEKNKVINEALENLRSLTEEADKSGKRAENATEQLGAAQVTNTELEAELRRLKVQCDQWRKAAEAAATMLSGGNNNNNSNGKYVERTGSLESPLRRRNVNMSPYMDETDDELSSPKKKNGSMLKKIGVLLKKSQK, via the exons ATGCAGACTCCAAAACCTAG GCCGGGATCGTTGGAGGTGCCTCAAAAGAAATCTCCTACAGCAACTCCTAAAACTGCTCGTAAGCTCAAAACTGCAGAGTCCGATCCTGTATCATCTCCCAACCCGAAAATCAGGACACCGAAAACTCAAAATCCAAAAGTAGTTGCTGATCGCCGCTCTCCAAGAACACCTGTAAATGAG ATTCAGAAGAAGCGGACAGGGAGAACAGCCGAAGTGGCATCTCAGATATCTCAGCTGCAAGAGGAGCTAAAGAGGGCAAAGGAACAGCTAAGTGCTTCAGAAGCGTTGAAGAAGGAAGCTCAAGATGAAGCAGAGGAGACAAAGCAGCACTTGATGGAGATCAATGCCTCTGAGGATTCCAGAATTGATGAGCTTCGTAAGCTCTCTCAAGAACGAGACAAAGCATGGCAGTCTGAACTCGAAGCAATGCAGAGACAGCATGCTATGGATTCCGCTGCTTTAGCTTCTAGTATGAACGAGGTCCAGAAACTGAAAGCGCAGCTGTCTGAATCTGAGTCTATTGAAAACTTGAGGATGGAACTTAACGAGACACTGTCTCTAGTTGAGGAACTCAGAGGTGAGCTGTTGGATGCAAAGGAAGGGGAGGCTCGGGCACATGAAATTGTGTCGGGAACTGAAAAGCAATTAGAGATAGCAAACCTGACGCTTGAGATGTTACGCTCAGATGGGATGAAGATGTCTGAAGCTTGTAATTCCCTTACAACCGAGATAGAGCAGTCTAAATCTGAGGTAAAGTCACTAGAGCAACTTGTGAGACAGCTTGAGGAAGATAATGAATCCCGAGGAAACACCAACGAGGACTCATCATCAGTGGAACAACTCAAAGAAGAGATAAATGCTGCAAAGCAAGAGATTAGCCAATTGAAATCTGCAGTAGAAGTAACTGAGAGAAGGTACCATGAAGAGTATATCCAGAGCACGTTGCAGATTAGAACTGCTTATGAACAAGTTGAGGTAGTAAAATCCGGATATGCAGAGAGAGAGGCAGAGTTGGGGGAAGAACTGAAGAGAACCAAAGCTGAAAGAGAGTCTTTGCATGAACGGTTGATGGATAAGGAAGCTAAGCTGAGGATACTCATCGATGAAAACGAGTTACTGAACttgaaaatcaaagaaaaagatgaagtaAACTTAAACTTGGAGAACAGCTTGAACCAGAAAGAGCCTGAGCACACGGACGAACTCAAGAAGCTAGAATCCGATGTGATGGAGTTGAGAGCGAATCTAATGGACAAGGAGATGGAGCTGCAGAGCGTAATGTCGCAGAATGAGAGTCTCAGGAGCGAAATGGAGACAATGCAGAGCGAGAAGAACAAGGTTATCAATGAGGCCTTAGAGAATCTCAGGAGTCTGACAGAGGAAGCAGATAAGAGCGGGAAGAGAGCGGAAAATGCAACAGAACAGCTAGGAGCAGCACAAGTCACCAACACAGAACTAGAAGCTGAGCTGAGGAGACTCAAGGTTCAGTGTGATCAATGGAGGAAAGCAGCTGAAGCCGCAGCTACTATGCTCTCTGgtggtaacaacaacaataacagtAATGGGAAGTACGTGGAGAGAACAGGATCACTAGAGAGTCCTTTAAGGAGGAGGAACGTGAACATGTCGCCTTATATGGATGAAACGGATGATGAATTGTCatcaccaaagaagaagaatgggagTATGCTGAAGAAAATTGGTGTTTTACTGAAGAAAAGTCAGAAGTAA
- the LOC104782131 gene encoding uncharacterized protein LOC104782131, whose product MRFSSSRPVSSPGRTENPPLLMRFLRTKSRSRSRSRSRRPIFFRRKNAAATTETQEPTSPKVTCMGQVRINRSKKPKPGTNRAVGSATDQSHRGRRCGWVKNAFSCHPFTGIIKPTCFSPVWRKWKSFYSVSFSRKSEKRSSSSRSEPIFGRSTVEPEETEKTQKEEEEASSCKSFTATPPRNAFLLTRCRSAPYRSPSLANNNNSFFEDQEEQSSETKQDPFRRHASPGNVLLVPSGDSTTTSVTETTTDERLDDSRRESAASDEPPKRRQCVILTRSNSEPARIGEKLVPELSYRQNRRLGFT is encoded by the coding sequence atgaggtTTTCTTCATCAAGACCCGTTTCAAGTCCGGGTCGAACCGAAAACCCGCCTCTACTGATGCGGTTCTTGCGGACCAAAAGCAGAAGTAGAAGCCGTTCTCGTTCAAGAAGACCAATCTTTTTCCGGCGGAAGAACGCGGCGGCGACGACGGAGACACAAGAACCTACTTCACCCAAAGTCACTTGCATGGGTCAAGTTAGGATAAACCGGTCAAAGAAACCCAAACCCGGGACTAATCGGGCTGTCGGAAGTGCAACAGATCAAAGCCACCGGGGACGTCGGTGCGGGTGGGTGAAGAACGCTTTTTCCTGTCATCCTTTCACCGGAATAATCAAACCAACTTGCTTTAGTCCCGTGTGGCGCAAATGGAAATCGTTTTATAGTGTAAGTTTCTCgagaaaatcagaaaagagATCAAGTTCGTCGCGAAGTGAACCTATCTTTGGACGCTCCACGGTGGAGccagaagaaacagagaagactcaaaaagaagaagaagaagcaagttcATGCAAATCTTTCACAGCTACACCACCAAGAAACGCATTTTTACTAACTCGATGCAGATCTGCACCATACAGATCTCCTTCATTGGCTAATAACAACAACAGCTTCTTtgaagatcaagaagaacagAGCAGTGAAACAAAGCAAGATCCTTTCCGACGACACGCCTCACCGGGAAATGTATTATTGGTTCCTTCAGGAGACTCAACGACTACGAGCGTCACAGAAACAACAACAGATGAGAGATTGGATGATTCAAGAAGAGAATCAGCTGCGAGTGATGAACCACCAAAACGAAGACAATGTGTGATCCTCACGCGCAGTAACTCGGAGCCAGCTAGAATCGGAGAGAAACTCGTTCCCGAGCTGAGTTATCGACAGAACCGAAGGTTGGGATTTACGTGA
- the LOC104782132 gene encoding adenylate kinase 5, chloroplastic-like, translated as MVNTARPGLCVLVRLSIRIIFRCNQFGLVHISTGDLLRAQVSAGTDIGKRAKEFMNSGSLVPDEIVIAEVRERDAIVESLAVAVGDDQLQQ; from the exons ATGGTCAATACTGCTCGACCAGGCCTATGCGTATTGGTCCGGCTGTCGATAAGAATCATCTTCCGATGCAACCag TTTGGTTTGGTGCACATATCAACGGGGGATCTCTTGAGGGCACAGGTTTCAGCCGGGACAGATATTGGAAAGAGAGCAAAAGAGTTCATGAATTCGGGTAGTTTGGTTCCGGATGAGATTGTTATAGCAGAGGTGAGAGAAAGAGACGCCATTGTTGAATCCTTGGCCGTTGCAGTTGGAGATGATCAATTACAACAATGA
- the LOC104782133 gene encoding cell number regulator 8, with product MAGEDSREAQREESSPLLQGKENDTKICSKGDDVKAKSASVVAPPPAAEEYGWTADGLPVSHGSVIGEPIRRNQWNSGLFTCLGRNDEFCSSDLEVCLLGSVAPCVLYGTNAERLGSAPGTFSNHCLTYLGLYFVGNSLFGWNCLAPWFSYSSRSAIRRKFNLEGSFEAMNRSCGCCGSCIEDEMQREHLETTCDFVTHVLCHTCALCQEGRELRRKVLHPGFNAQSTVVVMPPREQTMARK from the exons ATGGCGGGAGAAGATAGCCGCGAAGCTCAAAGAGAGGAATCGAGTCCTCTCTTGCAGGGGAAAGAGAACGACACCAAGATCTGCTCGAAAGGGGATGATGTTAAGGCTAAGTCGGCGTCGGTTGTTGCGCCTCCTCCTGCGGCGGAGGAATACGGTTGGACGGCGGATGGGTTGCCTGTGAGCCATGGTAGCGTGATCGGCGAGCCTATTAGGAGAAACCAGTGGAATTCGGGTCTTTTCACCTGTCTTGGTCGTAATGATGAGTTTTGCAGCAGCGATCTCGAAGTTT GTCTCCTTGGAAGCGTGGCTCCATGTGTGTTGTATGGAACGAATGCAGAGAGGCTTGGGTCTGCTCCGGGAACATTTTCAAACCACTGCTTGACTTATTTGGGTTTGTACTTTGTTGGTAATTCTTTGTTTGGCTGGAACTGTCTTGCTCCATGGTTCTCTTATTCCAGCCGTTCTGCTATTCGCCGAAAGTTTAACCTTGAG GGAAGCTTTGAGGCAATGAACAGGTCGTGTGGTTGCTGTGGTAGCTGCATAGAGGACGAGATGCAAAGGGAACACTTGGAGACGACTTGTGACTTTGTGACGCATGTCCTTTGCCATACATGTGCCCTTTGCCAAGAAGGACGTGAGCTCCGCAGGAAGGTTCTTCACCCAGGTTTCAATGCTCAGTCTACCGTGGTCGTGATGCCACCTAGAGAGCAAACCATGGCTCGTAAATGA
- the LOC104782134 gene encoding DNA-binding protein S1FA2-like, whose translation MSSQGSAGKAAVEAKGLNPGLVVLLVVGGLLVTFLLANYVMYMYAQKNLPPKKKKPVSKKKLKREKLKQGVPVPGE comes from the exons ATGAGCAGTCAAGGTTCCGCCGGAAAG GCGGCTGTTGAAGCCAAAGGATTGAACCCGGGATTGGTAGTGTTGCTTGTTGTTGGAGGTCTGCTTGTGACATTCCTGTTAGCCAATTACGTGATGTACATGTATGCCCAGAAGAATCTACccccaaagaagaagaagcccgTCTCCAAAAAGAAGCTCAAGCGTGAGAAGCTCAAGCAGGGAGTCCCTGTGCCCGGTGAATAG
- the LOC109124402 gene encoding peroxidase 21-like has product MASADPFRLLGFFCLLLQLFSFFHIGNGELEMNYYRESCPKAEEIIRQQVETLYYKHGNTAVSWLRNLFHDCVVKSCDASLLLETARGVESEQKSTRSFGMRNFKYVKIIKDALEKECPSTVSCADIVALSARDGIVMLKGPKIEMIKTGRRDSRGSYLGDVETLIPNHNDSLSSVLSTFDSIGIDVEATVALLGAHSVGRVHCVNLVHRLYPTIDPTLDPSYALYLKKRCPTPTPDPNAVLYSRNDRETPMVVDNMYYKNIMAHKGLLVIDDELATDPRTAPFVAKMAADNGYFHEQFSRGVRLLSETNPLTGDQGEIRKDCRYVN; this is encoded by the exons aTGGCCAGTGCAGATCCCTTCCGCCTCCTCGGCTTCTTTTGTCTGTTATTACAGTTATTCTCCTTCTTCCATATCG gaAATGGGGAGTTGGAGATGAACTATTACAGAGAGAGTTGTCCAAAAGCGGAAGAGATAATAAGACAACAAGTGGAGACGCTTTACTACAAACACGGCAACACTGCCGTATCTTGGCTCCGTAACCTCTTCCATGACTGTGTCGTCAAG tcgTGTGATGCGTCGCTGCTGCTGGAGACAGCGAGAGGTGTGGAATCTGAGCAGAAATCAACGAGGAGTTTCGGTATGAGAAACTTTAAGTACGTTAAGATTATCAAAGACGCACTTGAGAAAGAGTGTCCTTCCACAGTCTCTTGCGCTGATATCGTCGCTCTCTCTGCTAGAGACGGTATTGTCATG TTGAAAGGGCCAAAGATAGAGATGATTAAGACAGGAAGGAGAGACAGCAGAGGAAGCTACTTGGGAGATGTTGAGACTCTTATCCCTAACCACAATGACTCTCTCTCCTCTGTTCTCTCCACCTTTGACTCCATTGGTATCGATGTTGAAGCCACCGTCGCTCTCTTAG GTGCTCACTCAGTGGGTAGGGTCCATTGCGTTAATCTAGTGCACCGACTATACCCAACGATTGACCCGACGCTCGACCCAAGTTACGCTCTTTACTTGAAAAAACGTTGCCCAACTCCAACACCTGATCCGAACGCCGTCTTGTACTCCCGCAACGATCGGGAGACCCCTATGGTTGTGGACAACATGTATTACAAGAACATCATGGCCCATAAGGGGCTTCTTGTAATTGATGATGAGCTAGCCACCGATCCGAGGACCGCACCGTTTGTGGCCAAGATGGCTGCGGACAACGGTTACTTCCACGAGCAGTTCTCACGTGGCGTCAGGCTCTTGTCCGAGACCAACCCGCTTACCGGAGACCAAGGGGAGATCAGGAAGGATTGTCGTTATGTGAACTAG
- the LOC104782136 gene encoding E3 ubiquitin-protein ligase RNF6-like: protein MGHRHFPGSSQYFDDEHDQEWNHIHPEYPYTSLARSGTSENRSHVYPAENISNEGMPGSSHWNSSPRPNAYTASGHSVERPHYNPGASGPSHDRFVSSTVGTFSAPHENYVTFSASSNCNNQTWSNTSYVDQSTENVRGAQKRKSPCGSSIYEMGSSSRYHSDRPSSDTPFPAEFHLGKSIKHDHDPHYMPWLMNPTYQSNNSLIRGEGSSRNVRSRPTLDLESSFDRNNLSRTPRLDSHYAHHHSVEHSGSGQFPGHTSHVDKDWNCGRPPSAPRDINGFSPETNNFLPARSVANSTSVDTSSYHHGLPGNRNPTVSHGFPGTSTQSTSSSRFSHRSTPTYRSSSHGSRLGHVASSSGDRSHLVNETYPSRHLRPPPHISWRSGDRPGRRRSSYERFQPPFDEVSLHDRFSSEVFMVVDRQPHYDGSRNSPDYHRDMRLDIDDMTYEDLLALGERIGSVNTGLSDSAISSCLLATTYYPLYQTEEEKKCAICLEEYKEKEELGEVKGCGHDYHGSCIKKWLSMKNSCPICKSPALPDA from the exons ATGGGGCACAGACATTTTCCTGGCTCATCCCAATATTTTGACGATGAACATGATCAAGAATGGAATCATATACACCCAGAGTATCCATATACGAGTTTAG CAAGATCTGGGACAAGTGAGAACAGATCGCATGTTTATCCAGCAGAAAACATATCGAATGAAGGAATGCCAGGTTCTTCTCATTGGAACTCTTCCCCACGACCAAATGCCTATACTGCCTCAGGTCATAGTGTGGAGAGACCACACTACAATCCGGGGGCTTCAGGCCCATCTCATGACCGTTTCGTGAGCTCGACAGTTGGAACTTTCTCTGCTCCACATGAGAATTATGTGACGTTTTCAGCTTCTTCGAATTGCAACAACCAGACATGGTCAAATACTAGTTATGTTGATCAGTCTACGGAAAATGTGAGAGGAGCACAAAAGCGAAAAAGCCCGTGTGGTTCTTCCATCTATGAAATGGGCAGTTCAAGCCGATACCACAGTGACAGACCTTCTTCAGACACACCATTCCCCGCGGAATTTCACCTGGGAAAATCAATAAAGCATGATCATGATCCTCATTACATGCCATGGCTCATGAACCCAACTTACCAAAGTAATAATTCGTTGATCAGGGGAGAGGGTTCTTCAAGGAATGTCCGGAGTCGTCCTACACTTGATTTAGAGTCCAGCTTTGATAGAAATAATTTGTCAAGAACCCCGAGACTTGATTCCCATTATGCACACCACCACAGTGTTGAGCATTCTGGCTCAGGTCAATTTCCTGGCCATACATCTCACGTAGATAAGGACTGGAACTGTGGTAGACCGCCCTCAGCTCCTAGAG ATATTAATGGCTTTAGTCCGGAGACAAATAATTTTCTTCCTGCGAGAAGTGTTGCCAACAGCACTTCTGTTGATACTTCCAGCTATCACCATGGACTTCCCGGAAACAGAAACCCTACAGTTTCCCACGGTTTTCCTGGAACATCAACACAATCTACAAGCAGCAGCCGCTTCTCTCATAGGTCAACACCCACCTATAGATCTTCTTCGCATGGTTCGCGACTGGGACATGTAGCATCTTCATCTGGAGACAGGTCTCATTTGGTCAATGAGACTTATCCTTCTAGGCATCTAAGGCCACCACCACACATTTCATGGCGTAGCGGTGATCGCCCAGGGAGACGCAGGAGTTCCTATGAGAGGTTTCAGCCTCCTTTCGATGAAGTTTCTCTCCATGATCGATTTTCATCTGAG GTATTCATGGTCGTAGATCGCCAACCACACTACGATGGATCCAGAAACTCGCCTGATTACCACAGAGACATGAGGCTAGACATCGATGACATGACCTATGAG GATCTTCTTGCTCTTGGAGAAAGGATCGGGAGTGTCAACACTGGTCTCTCGGACAGCGCTATCTCCAGTTGCTTGTTAGCGACAACGTATTATCCATTGTATCAAACTgaggaggaaaaaaaatgtgCTATCTGCCTG GAGGAGtacaaggagaaagaagagttgGGGGAAGTGAAGGGGTGTGGTCATGACTACCATGGGAGCTGCATCAAGAAATGGCTGTCGATGAAGAACTCTTGCCCTATTTGCAAATCCCCTGCTTTACCTGATGCTTGA
- the LOC104782137 gene encoding dystrophia myotonica WD repeat-containing protein-like → MMNTSNGMISGPSSSSASAAANPPQSPGIKTYFKTPEGKYKLHYEKTHPSGLLHYTHGKTVTQVTFAHLKDKPAPSTPTGTSSNVTASSGFRSATARLLGGGNGNRALSFVGGNGGTKNVGASSRIGASFAASSSGTSATNTNFDGKGTYIVFNVGDAIFISDLNSQDKDPVKSIHISNSNPMCHAFDPDAKDGHDLLIGLNSGDVYTVSLRQQLQDVSKKLVNAQHYNKDGSVNNSRCTSIAWVPGSDGSFIVAHADGNLYVYEKNKDGATESSFSAIRDPTQFSVDKAKYSKSNPVARWHIGQGAINCIAFSNDGAYLATVGRDGYLRIFDFSTQKLVCGVKSYYGALLCCAWSMDGKYLLTGGEDDLVQVWSMEDRKVVAWGEGHNSWVSGVAFDSHWSSPNSDGSGENVMYRFGSVGQDTRLLLWDLEMDEIVVPLRKPPGGSPTYSTGSQSAHWDNIVPMGTLQPAPCMRDVPKLSPVMAHRVHMEPLSGLIFTQESLITACREGHLKIWTRPDNQSSSNTETSNPTTSKPSLTSKVGGSS, encoded by the exons ATGATGAACACTTCGAATGGGATGATCTCCGggccttcttcttcgtcagcttCGGCGGCGGCGAATCCTCCTCAGTCTCCCGGAATCAAGACCTATTTCAAGACCCCTGAAGGCAAGTACAAGCTCCACTACGAGAAGACGCATCCCTCTGGGCTTCTTCACTACACTCATGGCAAAACCGTCACTCAG GTTACTTTTGCTCACCTTAAGGACAAACCTGCTCCATCCACCCCAACTGGTACTTCGTCAAATGTCACTGCTAGTAGCGGTTTCCGGTCAGCAACGGCAAGGTTACTAGGTGGTGGGAATGGTAACCGTGCCCTTAGTTTTGTTGGAGGTAATGGAGGGACCAAAAACGTGGGTGCAAGTTCGAGAATCGGTGCCTCATTCGCTGCCTCTAGTTCTGGTACCTCGGCTACTAATACAAATTTCGATGGGAAAGGAACTTACATTGTCTTCAATGTCGGTGATGCTATTTTTATTAGTGACTTGAACTCGCAAGACAAG GATCCTGTAAAGTCTATTCATATCAGCAATTCGAACCCTATGTGTCATGCGTTTGATCCAGATGCTAAGGATGGACATGATCTACTTATTGGGCTGAATTCTGGGGATG TCTACACCGTATCACTAAGACAGCAGTTACAGGATGTCAGTAAGAAGCTTGTTAATGCTCAGCATTATAACAAAGATGGTTCTGTAAATAACAG TCGCTGTACTAGTATTGCTTGGGTACCTGGAAGTGATGGATCATTTATTGTTGCTCATGCCGATGGAAATTTGTACGTGTATGAAAAG AATAAAGATGGTGCAACTGAATCTTCATTTTCTGCTATAAGAGATCCGACACAGTTTTCAGTTGACAAAGCAAAATATAGCAAG AGTAATCCAGTAGCGAGATGGCATATTGGTCAAGGTGCTATTAACTGCATTGCATTTTCAAATGATGGAGCATACTTGGCAACTGTTGGAAGAGATG GTTATCTTCGAATTTTTGATTTCTCAACCCAAAAGTTAGTGTGTGGTGTAAAAAGTTATTATGGTGCTCTACTGTGTTGTGCTTGGAG TATGGATGGAAAGTACCTTTTGACTGGAGGTGAAGATGACTTGGTTCAAGTCTGGAGTATGGAAGATCGAAAGGTTGTAGCGTGGGGTGAGGGACACAATTCGTGG GTAAGTGGAGTGGCTTTTGATTCTCATTGGTCGTCACCAAATTCAGACGGTTCTGGCGAGAATGTCATGTATCGGTTTGGTTCAGTTGGTCAG GACACACGGTTACTGCTATGGGACCTTGAAATGGATGAGATTGTAGTTCCGCTTCGGAAACCTCCAGGAGGATCACCCACTTACAGCACGGGGAGTCAGTCCGCTCACTGGGACAACATCGTACCAATGGGCACACTTCAGCCAGCGCCATGCATGCGCGATGTCCCAAAGCTTTCACCAGTCATGGCTCACCGTGTTCACATGGAGCCCCTCTCGGGCTTGATCTTCACCCAAGAATCATTGATAACAGCTTGTAGAGAAGGCCATTTAAAGATCTGGACACGACCAGACAACCAGTCCAGCAGTAACACAGAAACATCAAATCCAACCACAAGCAAACCCTCGCTGACCAGCAAGGTCGGTGGTTCTAGTTAA
- the LOC104782138 gene encoding aquaporin PIP2-2 — translation MAKDVEGPEGFQSRDYEDPPPTPFFDAEELTKWSLYRAVIAEFVATLLFLYVTVLTVIGYKIQSDTTAGGVDCGGVGILGIAWAFGGMIFILVYCTAGISGGHINPAVTFGLFLARKVSLIRAVLYMVAQCLGAICGVGFVKAFQSSYYVRYGGGANSLADGYNTGTGLAAEIIGTFVLVYTVFSATDPKRNARDSHVPVLAPLPIGFAVFMVHLATIPITGTGINPARSFGAAVIFNESKPWDDHWIFWVGPFIGAAIAAFYHQFVLRASGSKSLGSFRSAANV, via the exons atggCGAAAGACGTGGAAGGACCTGAGGGATTTCAATCTAGGGACTACGAAGATCCGCCGCCAACTCCGTTTTTCGACGCCGAGGAGCTTACCAAGTGGTCTTTGTACAGAGCCGTCATAGCCGAGTTCGTAGCTACTCTCCTCTTCTTGTACGTCACTGTTTTGACTGTCATCGGCTACAAGATTCAGTCCGACACAACCGCTGGTGGAGTTGACTGTGGAGGTGTCGGAATCCTCGGCATCGCATGGGCTTTTGGTGGCATGATCTTCATTCTTGTCTACTGCACCGCCGGTATCTCAG GTGGTCACATTAACCCGGCGGTAACTTTCGGATTGTTCTTGGCCCGGAAGGTATCGTTGATTAGGGCGGTTCTTTACATGGTGGCTCAGTGTTTGGGTGCTATTTGTGGAGTTGGGTTCGTCAAGGCCTTTCAAAGCTCTTACTACGTTCGTTACGGTGGAGGAGCTAACTCTCTAGCCGACGGCTACAACACAGGAACCGGACTCGCCGCGGAAATCATCGGAACATTCGTCCTCGTCTACACAGTGTTCTCCGCAACTGATCCCAAACGAAACGCTAGAGACTCCCACGTTCCC GTATTGGCACCACTTCCAATTGGATTTGCGGTGTTCATGGTACATTTGGCCACTATTCCCATCACCGGAACAGGGATTAACCCGGCCAGGAGTTTTGGAGCCGCTGTAATCTTTAACGAAAGCAAGCCATGGGATGACCAC TGGATATTCTGGGTGGGGCCATTCATTGGAGCTGCGATTGCTGCGTTCTACCACCAATTCGTCCTAAGGGCATCAGGTTCCAAGTCCCTCGGATCCTTCAGAAGTGCGGCCAACGTTTGA